From a single Stigmatopora nigra isolate UIUO_SnigA chromosome 21, RoL_Snig_1.1, whole genome shotgun sequence genomic region:
- the pdk4 gene encoding pyruvate dehydrogenase kinase, isozyme 4: MKFAQFLMKNSSVAGIPKQVERFSKFSPSPLSMKQFIDFGSANACEKTSFVFLRQELPVRLANIMKEIDFLPDKLLGTPSLKLLTSWYSQSLLELIEFLDYDPDDKEILTNFTQTLIKIRNRHNNVVPTMAQGVVEFKEAFGVDPVTNQNVQYFLDRFYMSRISTRMLMNQHTLIFDGSVNPAHPKHIGSIDPTCDVVEVIKDAYETSKMLCEQYYLTSPDMEITPVNSKSPEQPLHIVYVPSHLYHMLFELFKNAMRATVETHEMSPTLPAIKVRVSLGTEDLTIKMSDRGGGVPLRKIERLFSYMYSTAPSPVHVDNARNAPLAGFGYGLPISRLYAKYFQGDLQLYSMEGYGTSAVIYLKALETDSVERLPVFNKSALRHYQSSTEADDWCMPSKEPKKLGRSERTH, translated from the exons ATGAAGTTCGCtcaatttttgatgaaaaacagCTCAGTGGCCGGAATACCAAAACAAGTGGAGAGATTTTCCAAATTCTCACCCTCTCCTTTGTCGATGAAGCAATTCATCGACTTTG GTTCTGCCAATGCATGTGAGAAGACGTCCTTTGTGTTCCTCAGGCAGGAACTCCCAGTCAGGCTGGCTAATATCATGAAAGAAATTGATTTTCTTCCAGACAAGCTCCTTGGAACGCCATCCCTAAAGCTCCTCACTAGTTG GTATTCGCAGAGTTTACTAGAGCTCATCGAGTTCTTAGACTACGATCCAGACGATAAGGAAATTCTAACAAA CTTCACGCAAACCCTCATCAAGATCCGCAACCGGCACAACAACGTGGTGCCCACCATGGCTCAGGGTGTGGTGGAGTTCAAGGAGGCTTTTGGCGTGGACCCCGTGACCAACCAGAACGTCCAGTACTTTCTAGACCGCTTCTACATGAGCCGTATCTCCACACGCATGCTCATGAACCAGCACA caTTAATCTTTGATGGCAGCGTGAACCCGGCGCACCCCAAGCATATCGGCAGTATTGATCCCACCTGTGACGTGGTGGAGGTCATAAAAG ATGCTTATGAAACCTCCAAAATGCTGTGTGAGCAGTATTACCTGACCTCACCAGATATGGAAATAACACCAGTAAACT CAAAATCTCCAGAGCAGCCGCTCCACATTGTTTACGTGCCATCACATCTTTACCATATGCTATTTGAACTCTTCAAG AATGCCATGCGAGCAACAGTGGAAACCCACGAGATGAGCCCGACACTGCCTGCCATTAAAGTACGCGTCTCACTTGGCACTGAAGACCTCACTATCAAG ATGTCTGACAGAGGCGGCGGCGTCCCACTGAGGAAAATTGAGCGGCTATTCAGCTATATGTACTCCACAGCTCCCAGTCCTGTACATGTAGACAACGCACGTAACGCACCACTG GCTGGTTTCGGCTACGGGCTTCCCATCTCCCGTCTGTATGCCAAGTATTTCCAAGGCGATCTTCAACTCTACTCCATGGAGGGCTACGGAACATCAGCTGTCATTTACTTAAAG gcacTTGAAACTGATTCAGTGGAGAGGCTCCCCGTGTTCAATAAGTCAGCCCTCCGCCATTACCAGTCCAGTACAGAAGCCGACGATTGGTGCATGCCCAGTAAGGAACCAAAGAAACTGGGCAGGAGCGAGAGGACTCACTAA